A single window of Nicotiana sylvestris chromosome 5, ASM39365v2, whole genome shotgun sequence DNA harbors:
- the LOC138869671 gene encoding uncharacterized protein: protein MTVLEYAIRYTRLVRHAPTLVATVRERVHRFIEGLIPSIRSSLARDLEVDIPYQQVVSIASRFKGLHARDRAERESKRTRKSGDFSSTRTPAAGRHGRGYMGRLVHSALPSSSSTPALPRSQEPYYAPPVSSAPPARGAFRGSTYSYLSSYFAPYLGVARDFLSSPVCVSTTVGDSLVMDRVYRSCVVIIRGFETKADLLLLDMVDFDIILGMVWLSPYYAILDCHAKTETLAMPSIPHVEWSSTLDHTPSRVISFLKAQRIVEKGCAAYLAYMRDVSVDTPSIDSVPVVRDYPDVFPADLPGMPPDRDIDFGIDLLPGTQPISIPPYRMAPPELKELKDQLQELLDKSFIRPSVSPWGAHVLFVKKNDGSMRMCIDYRQLNKATMKNCYPLPRIDDLFDQLQGTQIEIPEWKWEKITMDFVVGLPLTAKKFDSIWVIVDRLTKSAHFIPVCTTYSAERLAGIYIREIVHLHGIPVTIISDRGTQFTSQFWRAVQQELGTRVTMSTTFHPQTDGQSEHTIQILKDILRACVIELRGSWDQFLPLAEFAYNNSYQSNIQMALYETLYGRMCKSPVGWFEPGEARLLGIYLVQDALEKVKVIQDRLRTVQSR from the exons atgaccgTTTTAGAGTATGCCATCCGTTATACTAGGTTGGTCAGACATGCGCCGAccttggttgctactgtccgcgagagggttcaTCGATTTATTGAGGGTCTTATTCCATCCATCAGATCTAGCTTGGCTCGAGATTTGGAGGTGGATATTCCTTATCAGCAGGTAGTGAGCATTGCTAGTAGGTTCAAGGGTTTGCACGCCAGAGATCGGGCGGAGAGAGAGTCCAAGAGGACTCGAAAGTCGGGTGACTTCTCTAGTACCCGTACCCCAGCAGCAGGgcgtcatggtaggggctatatgGGTCGCCtagttcattcagctcttccttCATCCAGCAGTACTCCAGCTCTTCCCAGATCTCAGGAGCCTTactatgcacctccggtttctagcgcgcctcctgcgcggggtgctttcagag gctccacatACTCGTATCTATCTTCTTACTTTGCTCCATATTTGGGCGTAGCCCGAGATTTCCTGAGTTCTCCTGTTTGTGTTTCTACtactgtgggagattctcttgttatggaccgcgtttatcggtcatgtgtggttattattcgtggttttgagaccaaagcaGACTTATTATTACTCgacatggtggatttcgatattatcttgggcatggtttggttgtcgccctattatgctattcttgattgtcacgctaagaccgagacgctggctatgccaagtATTCCGCACGTTGAGTGGAGtagtactttagatcacactcccagtagagttatctcctttcttaaagctcaacgtatagttgagaaggggtgtgctGCTTACTTAGCTTAtatgagggatgtcagtgttgataccccttctattgattcagtcccagtggTACGAGATTATCCCGAtgtatttccagctgatcttccgggcatgccgcccgatcgggacattgattttggtattgatttgttgccaggcactcagcccatatccATTCCTCCTtaccgtatggctcctcctgagttaaaggagttgaaggatcagttacaggaattgcttgataagagtTTTATTCGCCCCAGTGTTTCACCATGGGGTGctcatgtcttgtttgtgaagaaaaatgatggttctatgcgtatgtgtattgattaccgccagttgaataAAGCTACaatgaagaactgttatcctttgcctcgtattgatgatctatttgaccagcttcagggcacacag attgagattccagagtggaaatgggagaagatcaccatggattttgtagttggtcTCCCTCTGACTGCAAAGAAATTTGATTcgatttgggttattgtggatcggctgaccaagtccgctcatttcatacCGGTGTGTACTACTTACTCAGCGGAGCGGTTAGCGGGGATTTACATCAGAGAGATTGTCCATCTGCACGGTATTCCAGTTACTATCATCTcggataggggtactcagtttacatcacagttctggagagccgttcagcaggagttgggtactcgggtgactatgagtacaacatttcacccccaaacggacggacaatccgagcacaccattcagattcttaaggatattCTCCGTGCGTGCGTAATTGAGCttagagggtcttgggatcagttcttgccattggcggaatttgcttacaataatagttatcaatccaacattcagatggcccTGTATGAGACTTTATATGGTAGAATGTGCaaatctccggtgggttggtttgagccgggtgaggcaaGACTATTGGGTAtatatttggttcaggatgcgTTGGAAAAGGTCAAGGTGATCCAGGATCGACTCCGTACAgtccagtccagatag